A genomic stretch from Gopherus flavomarginatus isolate rGopFla2 chromosome 3, rGopFla2.mat.asm, whole genome shotgun sequence includes:
- the CKS2 gene encoding cyclin-dependent kinases regulatory subunit 2: MAHKQIYYSDKYFDEHYEYRHVMLPRELSKQVPKTHLMSEEEWRRLGVQQSLGWVHYMIHEPEPHILLFRRPLPKDQQK; the protein is encoded by the exons ATGGCCCACAAGCAGATCTACTACTCCGACAAATACTTCGACGAGCACTACGAGTATCg AcatgtgatgttacccagagagCTTTCAAAGCAAGTACCAAAAACCCATCTAATGTCTGAAGAGGAATGGAGAAGACTTGGTGTCCAGCAAAGTCTTGGCTGGGTCCATTACATGATCCATGAGCCAG AACCACACATCCTTCTCTTTAGACGACCTCTTCCGAAAGACCAACAAAAATGA